Proteins encoded within one genomic window of Naumovozyma dairenensis CBS 421 chromosome 6, complete genome:
- the NDAI0F03680 gene encoding LIM domain-binding protein (similar to Saccharomyces cerevisiae YDL233W; ancestral locus Anc_2.32): MPPPPHNQDVSPSMASKFQSHPDSAFLSGNGGRLMPTSITEQLPQELLYQRRQSSYPHPQYIRQRSHLQLTGDPHIPINTSQQGTFVMNTPTVHYGEGQPFVPMNQISGAQGPMLMRAPINHVQHNYSPRTNQEQMYQQYDSKQYFTTNNENIIQPHPYATDDPPVSRNESLQNQQKNMKGNVHEQNVLMNKNALTSHAAVQRQHIPGPITIPKDISTVRSNIGTSVIQQRADSPKDEKSVRRNNSQLSFSDNVEIPESQQQYDKEGHWQDPNHLSGRTVVGETIPQMIDKTGIINPAKTIEPYPVRKYLANMALLKVYELINFINESTNQLANIPRWAIYIDKNFLPSAEINIIRKLNHDVRKYQFLASMLPIISEKFEAMGMYRMEVIAQKLHTQTLSNGTVYFGSPCCTFAYHYQDGSYVTHFTQIKGVLDRTLRLAWIDLTVFSFVPGIEWNSLEKLVSNSKVSFNIFQKLANPSHLSMSKDSAEIDVNDDDIKDETNDVNDKKDKVGKQIEFPPNFEAITELRSQFGVFRDISLLNSQNHFMRVAQISTVMSSMKNIMLFQKQKKIINPKEAMKMYVKSFPEIIFSQQPVDGNESQPKPEEDSVENIRQLKRQNTEYNSDSNFSTRDAYGYEDDFPKKRRTSNSRIDPSHVDRDSPIP; the protein is encoded by the coding sequence ATGCCTCCACCCCCACATAATCAAGATGTGTCGCCATCGATGGCTTCCAAATTCCAATCGCATCCAGATTCGGCGTTCTTATCAGGCAACGGAGGGAGATTAATGCCAACATCAATAACTGAACAGCTGCCTCAAGAATTACTATATCAACGTCGGCAATCAAGCTATCCTCATCCTCAGTATATCAGACAGAGATCGCATTTACAATTGACTGGAGATCCACACATTCCTATTAATACTTCCCAACAAGGGACGTTCGTGATGAATACACCTACAGTACATTATGGAGAAGGACAGCCTTTTGTACCAATGAACCAAATTAGTGGAGCCCAGGGACCAATGTTGATGAGGGCTCCCATAAACCACGTACAACACAACTATTCCCCTCGAACAAATCAAGAACAGATGTATCAACAATATGATTCGAAACAATATTTTACTaccaataatgaaaatatcataCAGCCTCACCCATATGCTACAGATGACCCTCCTGTTTCTCGTAATGAAAGTCTCCAAAaccaacaaaaaaatatgaaagGCAATGTTCACGAGCAAAATGTACTTATGAATAAGAATGCCTTGACTAGTCATGCTGCCGTTCAACGGCAACATATTCCAGGTCCTATCACGATACCCAAAGATATAAGTACTGTGCGATCCAACATAGGGACTTCTGTAATACAACAGCGAGCAGATTCCCCAAAAGATGAGAAATCCGTACGCAGGAATAATTCCCAATTGTCGTTCAGTGATAACGTAGAGATACCGGAATCACAACAGCAATATGATAAAGAGGGCCATTGGCAAGACCCGAACCATTTGAGTGGGAGGACTGTAGTGGGAGAGACGATACCACAAATGATCGACAAGACTGGAATAATAAATCCTGCTAAAACGATTGAGCCTTATCCAGTACGAAAATATCTTGCTAACATGGCGCTATTGAAGGTTTatgaattgattaattttattaatgaatcgACCAACCAATTGGCAAATATACCGCGTTGGGCAATTtatattgataaaaattttCTACCATCTGcagaaattaatattattagaaaattgAACCATGACGTTCGGAAATATCAGTTCCTAGCGTCTATGTTACCAATAATTTCCGAAAAGTTTGAGGCAATGGGTATGTATAGGATGGAAGTTATAGCTCAGAAATTACATACACAGACACTCAGTAACGGAACTGTATATTTTGGGTCACCCTGTTGTACGTTTGCATACCATTACCAAGATGGTAGTTATGTAACTCATTTTACTCAAATTAAGGGCGTATTGGATAGGACTCTCCGATTGGCATGGATAGATTTGACAGTGTTTAGTTTTGTACCGGGGATTGAATGGAATTCCTTAGAAAAACTGGTAAGTAACAGCAAAGTTagtttcaatatattccaaAAGCTTGCTAATCCCAGTCACTTGTCAATGTCTAAGGATAGTGCGGAAATAGAtgttaatgatgatgacatAAAAGATGAAACTAACGAcgttaatgataaaaaagACAAAGTTGGAAAACAAATAGAATTTCCACCCAATTTTGAAGCTATTACCGAATTAAGATCTCAATTTGGTGTGTTCCGTGATATTTCTCTTCTTAACTCTCAAAATCACTTCATGAGAGTTGCCCAAATCAGTACTGTTATGTCGTCtatgaagaatataatgcTTTTCcagaaacaaaagaaaataataaatccGAAAGAAGCGATGAAAATGTATGTTAAATCTTTTCCGGAAATCATTTTCAGCCAACAACCTGTAGATGGAAATGAATCCCAACCAAAACCCGAAGAGGATAGTGTTGAAAATATACGACAACTAAAACGCCAAAATACTGAATATAATTcagattcaaatttctCTACTAGAGACGCCTATGGTTATGAAGACGATTTCCCAAAGAAGAGGAGGACATCAAACTCTCGAATAGATCCATCGCATGTGGATCGTGATAGCCCTATACcataa
- the RAP1 gene encoding DNA-binding transcription factor RAP1 (similar to Saccharomyces cerevisiae RAP1 (YNL216W); ancestral locus Anc_2.29), translated as MSSSQNFETAPEHFVDALNSNMIDSHGDDASHVNNTDNVNAGEPLVHVEDAVSLVAANVKVEKLKAEGAPTITDPQATQVSLVVPPTEPSSVTEPVATGNAMVDIATNGHTNGTIESGPTSVDVSSPMSHEVGAPAVASADGISTEAPLRTNSNTSDNGANPVKKKLVFENIKFFINRDSGAIDSSTEADQLERLITANGGEIVKALPQQASSDFFVVSPYNDTKLPTITTTYIRTCIARDTLLPLENYLVPYDEFRAVIDSELRSLNGDGEKADQNDHIQNHVSEEQQAVEQNGLEPDQHDSSNTAHQESEQKQQQQQQQQQQQREEQLKLIHEHNIEMENINQDIAREQLSEDQRNTSSQPQSSLGTDMPAHIKLQHEQEQQQQQQQQQQQQQQQQQQQHEQNGESHVAQNRSHAYENSRSPLVRSPNGPTHNKSSFTETEDEFILDVVRKNPTRRTTHTLYDEISHYVPNHTGNSIRHRFRVYLSKRLDFVYEVDKYGKLVRDEDGNLIKTKLLPPSIKKKFTADEDYALAVSVKKQFYRDLYQIDPDSGQSLISAQDSPTAIARRNMTMDPNHIPGSEPGFKEYKVNDRKGPIAREFFKSFADENPTHTENAWRDRYRKFLLTFGVDAYIAYYEIERASGREPKPMKNLTNRPKRVNAPTPGNYNSSVKRARAYISAKPVSNEHEQSISNADVAAAAAAAANGQATGPNYPIPENELLDEETMQFISSLKNDLSKLESTLPFEYPQEIADAIRNDFTNEEEEYDNIDPNSIKFPPPIASIELFLPTFFQMGSTREFMLKVNEVITRDYEPSQAEKLVQDLSDEAGVRRTFSTSILTALSGDLMVFPRYFLTMFKDNINPPPNVPGIWTREDDEMLRSNKGEDLQALEKKHGVGRIEIRRKFVERDLV; from the coding sequence ATGTCAAGCTCACAGAATTTCGAAACAGCTCCAGAACACTTTGTTGATGCCCTTAATTCAAACATGATTGACAGCCACGGAGACGACGCGTCCCATGTAAACAATACCGACAATGTTAATGCTGGGGAACCCTTAGTACATGTCGAAGATGCTGTTTCATTAGTTGCGGCCAATGTTAAGGtagagaaattgaaagctGAAGGAGCACCAACTATTACTGATCCCCAAGCGACTCAAGTTAGTTTAGTTGTTCCGCCAACTGAACCTTCAAGCGTGACCGAACCCGTTGCTACTGGAAATGCAATGGTTGACATTGCAACAAACGGACATACGAATGGAACAATAGAATCTGGTCCAACCTCAGTCGATGTGTCCTCTCCAATGTCTCATGAAGTAGGTGCTCCAGCTGTGGCTAGTGCAGATGGCATAAGTACAGAAGCACCTCTTCGTACGAATTCAAACACAAGTGATAACGGCGCAAATCCAGTTAAAAAGAAActtgtttttgaaaatataaaattctttattaatcGTGATTCTGGTGCTATTGACTCATCTACAGAAGCTGATCAACTGGAACGTCTAATTACTGCTAACGGTGGTGAAATTGTTAAGGCATTGCCACAACAAGCTTCTTCAGACTTCTTTGTCGTTTCCCCATACAATGATACAAAATTACCTACTATAACCACGACTTATATTAGAACATGTATCGCAAGAGATACATTATTACCTCTCGAAAACTATTTGGTTCCATATGATGAATTCCGTGCAGTTATTGATTCCGAATTAAGATCCTTGAACGGAGATGGAGAGAAAGCTGATCAAAATGATCATATTCAAAACCATGTGTCTGAAGAACAACAGGCTGTAGAGCAAAATGGATTAGAACCTGATCAACATGATTCCTCAAACACGGCACACCAAGAATCAGAAcagaaacaacaacaacaacaacaacaacaacaacaacagagAGAGgaacaattgaaattgatacaCGAACATAATATcgaaatggaaaatataaatcaaGACATTGCACGTGAACAACTATCCGAGGATCAAAGGAATACAAGCTCTCAACCACAGTCATCTTTAGGCACTGATATGCCGGCTCATATTAAACTACAACATGAACAAgaacagcaacaacagcaacaacagcaacaacaacaacaacaacaacaacaacaacaacaacatgaACAAAATGGAGAATCTCATGTTGCACAAAATCGTTCTCATGCTTATGAAAATTCAAGATCGCCTTTAGTAAGATCACCTAATGGACCAACtcataataaatcatcatttactgaaactgaagatgaatttatCCTTGATGTTGTTAGAAAGAATCCAACAAGACGTACAACTCATACCTTATACGATGAAATATCGCATTACGTTCCAAACCATACAGGGAATTCTATTAGACATAGATTCCGTGTATATCTCTCAAAAAGATTAGATTTCGTTTACGAAGTCGATAAATACGGTAAATTAGTTCGTGACGAAGATGgtaatttaattaaaacTAAACTTTTACCCCCATCCATTAAGAAGAAGTTTACAGCCGACGAAGATTATGCATTAGCAGTATCTGTTAAGAAACAATTCTATCGCGATCTATATCAAATTGATCCAGACAGTGGACAATCGTTAATATCAGCTCAAGATAGTCCGACTGCAATTGCAAGAAGGAATATGACTATGGATCCAAATCATATTCCTGGTAGCGAACCAGGTTTTAAAGAATACAAGGTGAATGATCGTAAAGGTCCTATTGCTAGAgagtttttcaaaagttttgCAGATGAAAACCCTACCCATACAGAAAACGCTTGGAGAGACAGGTAtagaaaatttcttttaacATTCGGTGTTGATGCTTATATTGCTTACTATGAAATAGAAAGGGCTTCTGGAAGAGAACCTAAaccaatgaaaaatttaacaaaTAGACCTAAACGAGTCAATGCACCTACTCCAGGTAATTATAATTCGTCAGTGAAAAGGGCAAGAGCTTATATTTCAGCAAAACCAGTATCAAATGAGCATGAacaatcaatttcaaatgcAGATGTAGCTGCTGCTGCCGCTGCTGCTGCTAATGGTCAAGCTACTGGACCTAATTATCCAATCcctgaaaatgaattgttaGATGAAGAAACCATGCAATTTATTTCAAGTTTGAAGAatgatttatcaaaattagaAAGTACGTTACCATTTGAGTACCCACAGGAAATTGCAGATGCTATTCGTAACGACTTCACtaatgaagaggaagagtACGATAATATTGATCCAAATTCAATCAAATTCCCACCTCCCATTGCATCgattgaattatttttaccTACATTTTTCCAAATGGGATCCACAAGGGAGTTTATGTTGAAAGTAAATGAAGTCATCACTCGTGATTACGAACCATCGCAAGCTGAAAAGTTAGTACAGGATTTGTCTGATGAAGCCGGTGTACGTAGGACGTTCAGTACAAGTATATTAACTGCACTATCGGGTGATTTGATGGTTTTCCCACGTTATTTCTTAACAATGTTCAAAGATAACATTAATCCACCACCTAACGTTCCAGGTATTTGGACACGTGAAGATGATGAGATGCTAAGATCTAATAAGGGAGAAGATCTGCAAGCACTAGAGAAGAAGCATGGTGTAGGTAGAATCGAAATTAGAAGGAAGTTTGTAGAAAGAGATTTGGTATAG
- the PPN2 gene encoding putative serine/threonine-protein phosphatase (similar to Saccharomyces cerevisiae YNL217W; ancestral locus Anc_2.28) has protein sequence MRPYITITSIFIFIATFTLYVIYILKEDSSSLKFFPTIKTLQEPYRITDPNQRVIFTGDVHGKYTEFKDLIDNKLNGLDENTLLILLGDFMIKGPDSRKVVSYILEHKDQIKCVLGNNDILVLLAYLNPHLPLSKGRTIHSVRNPLNFTTDHSFTPQDISKISARHRQIAKEVGYVNLLALAQHCSVAIEVELELTRETLFGAHAGVLPGDFMDHGPHRHTHPLSSVKALTDMKYVDEDDWTHTSREPDTKHSIKWYKLWDEYGSLYKNVTVFYGHDSRTGLNLRKHTKGLDSGCAKGGELSAMEYKYNEKKGKYEHRLVQVDC, from the coding sequence ATGAGACCGTATATTACTATAACATCTatcttcatattcataGCAACATTTACATTATATGTTATCTATATTTTAAAGGAGGACTCCTCGTCTCTTAAATTCTTTCCAACTATAAAAACATTACAAGAACCGTACCGAATAACTGATCCAAATCAAAGAGTGATTTTCACTGGTGATGTTCATGGGAAATATACTGAATTTAAAGACTTGAtcgataataaattaaatggtCTCGATGAAAATACATTGCTTATACTTCTGGGTGATTTCATGATTAAAGGACCAGATTCTCGGAAAGTTGTTTCCTATATATTGGAACATAAAGACCAAATAAAATGTGTTTTGggaaataatgatattttagTTCTTTTAGCGTATTTGAACCCACATTTACCATTATCTAAGGGGCGAACGATTCATAGTGTTCGTAATCCATTAAACTTCACTACAGACCATTCATTTACACCTCAAGATATCTCTAAAATTAGTGCAAGACATAGACAAATTGCCAAAGAGGTTGGTTATGTTAATTTATTGGCTTTAGCTCAGCATTGTTCAGTAGCAATTGAGGTTGAATTGGAGTTAACAAGAGAAACTTTATTTGGGGCTCATGCGGGTGTTTTACCTGGAGATTTTATGGATCATGGTCCACATAGACATACACATCCATTATCAAGCGTTAAAGCATTGACTGATATGAAATATGTAGACGAGGATGATTGGACTCATACTTCTAGAGAACCGGATACGAAACATAGTATAAAATGGTACAAATTATGGGATGAATATGGAAGTTTGTACAAGAATGTCACTGTATTTTATGGGCATGACTCAAGAACCGGATTGAATTTGAGAAAGCATACAAAAGGGTTAGATTCTGGATGCGCCAAAGGTGGTGAATTGTCTGCGATGGAATATAAATacaatgaaaagaaaggCAAATACGAACATCGACTTGTCCAAGTTGATTGTTGA
- the MGS1 gene encoding ssDNA-dependent ATPase MGS1 (similar to Saccharomyces cerevisiae MGS1 (YNL218W); ancestral locus Anc_2.26): MNNHQSKLSTQAPNSKRFIACPLCESRVLLMTLNDHLDICPSNKHKTQQKQHIPRQGNTLKSYLSGNNRLPSTANESSPSSDKTSSSKRNHEVINLDNEPATPAAKKTSTSTTGVNATQSSIESKLKEEIAVLKKSAHLPLSERLRPQTLREYVGQQHILSQEKGPLFQYIRQGIIPSMILWGPPGVGKTSLARLFTKEASAVSSSGSKDERPVHYWMIETSATKANTQELRGIFEKAKKEFQLTRRRTVLFIDEIHRFNKVQQDLLLPHVENGDIILIGATTENPSFQLNNALISRCQVFVLEKLSTNEMCIVLYRAIALLNRSRKLLWGDIKALQLSRDIMEYIVDVSVGDARRALNILEKVEISTRQDDKTNGKGNSAETAESEEKKVITLNDVRDIIKNNSDSILNTYYDVKGDFHYDAISAFHKAVRGSDENASLYYLARMLQGGEDPLYVARRMIRIASEDIGIRDNSLLSLAIAAHDTVMKLGLPEADMALVHCCVALARAPKSVEIYRAWNNIKSMLNENKYSLASSEIPMHIRNAPTSLMKDLGYSKGYKYNPDYVDGKVKQEYFPEEVLHKCPNKKELQFLTGKHLGTRVDPDLLKDKK, encoded by the coding sequence atgaataatcATCAATCGAAATTATCGACCCAAGCTCCGAACAGTAAGCGGTTTATTGCGTGTCCATTATGTGAATCTCGCGTACTTTTAATGACCCTTAATGATCATCTCGATATCTGCCCATCTAACAAGCATAAAACACAACAGAAACAACATATACCAAGACAAGGGAACACACTAAAATCATACCTATCTGGTAATAATAGGTTGCCTTCAACAGCAAATGAGTCATCCCCGTCATCCGATAAGACTTCCAGTTCGAAAAGGAATCATGAAGTGATAAATTTAGATAACGAGCCTGCAACTCCAGCAGCCAAAAAAACTAGTACCTCAACTACAGGAGTGAATGCTACCCAATCAAGTATTGAGtcaaaattaaaagaagaaattgcagttttaaagaaatcagCTCATTTACCTTTAAGCGAAAGATTGCGACCTCAAACCCTTCGTGAGTATGTCGGCCAACAACATATTTTATCTCAGGAGAAAGGTCCattgtttcaatatattagaCAGGGTATAATACCGTCTATGATACTTTGGGGGCCGCCTGGTGTTGGTAAAACTTCATTAGCGAGGCTGTTTACCAAAGAGGCTAGTGCTGTTTCCAGCTCAGGTAGCAAGGATGAACGACCAGTCCATTATTGGATGATAGAGACTAGTGCTACTAAAGCAAATACTCAGGAACTAAGAGgcatttttgaaaaggCAAAGAAGGAATTCCAATTAACAAGGCGTAGGACCGTGTTgtttattgatgaaattcATAGGTTTAATAAAGTTCAGCAAGATTTGTTGTTACCGCATGTTGAGAATGGTGATATCATCTTAATTGGTGCTACTACAGAAAATCCCagttttcaattgaataatgCTCTTATTAGTAGATGTCAAGTGTTcgttttagaaaaattgaGTACAAATGAGATGTGTATAGTACTTTATAGGGCCATTGCATTATTGAATAGATCTAGAAAATTACTTTGGGGTGATATTAAGGCTTTACAACTCTCAAGAGATATTATGGAATATATTGTTGACGTTTCTGTCGGAGATGCTAGAAGAGCTCTCAATATACTAGAAAAGGTTGAAATCTCAACAAGGCAAGATGATAAGACGAATGGCAAAGGGAACAGTGCTGAGACTGCTGAAAGCGAAGAGAAGAAAGTAATTACTCTGAATGATGTTCGGGACataatcaaaaataatagtgaTAGTATATTGAACACCTATTATGACGTAAAAGGTGACTTCCATTATGATGCCATATCAGCATTCCATAAGGCTGTAAGAGGAAGTGACGAAAATGCTAgtctttattatttagcAAGGATGTTACAAGGTGGTGAAGACCCGCTTTATGTTGCAAGAAGAATGATTCGTATTGCGAGTGAAGATATAGGAATAAGAGATAACTCATTACTATCTCTAGCGATTGCAGCTCACGACACTGTGATGAAGCTAGGATTACCTGAAGCCGATATGGCACTTGTGCACTGTTGTGTTGCATTGGCAAGAGCCCCCAAATCTGTTGAAATATACAGAGCTTGGAACAATATAAAAAGCATGttaaatgaaaacaaataTTCCTTAGCTAGCAGTGAGATTCCAATGCATATTAGAAACGCACCCACTTCGTTGATGAAAGATCTGGGATACAGTAAAggatataaatataatccaGACTACGTTGATGGTAAGGTCAAACAGGAGTATTTTCCAGAGGAAGTTTTACACAAATGTCctaataaaaaagaacTACAGTTCCTGACGGGAAAGCACCTTGGTACTAGGGTCGATCCTGATTTACTGAAGGATAAGAAATGA
- the ALG9 gene encoding dolichyl-P-Man:Man(6)GlcNAc(2)-PP-dolichol alpha-1,2-mannosyltransferase (similar to Saccharomyces cerevisiae ALG9 (YNL219C); ancestral locus Anc_2.24), giving the protein MNCKVPTAVLIVLLLASRLYLQPIYSLISDCDETFNYWEPLNLLVRGFGKQTWEYSPEYSIRSWAFLSPLYVLLYPFNKYLVAHNLPSSWNFYLIRIFLGLVSVVLEIKAYREIRRTLNGQVANIWLFFQIFNPGWFHASVELLPSTLAMVLYLGSIKHTLRYLSTKSTPNFVASLTFNFLSSILGWPFVLVLSLPLCFQYLFTHRIITTIRTVFDSSLVIVLLTAIVIGIDSAFYGKITPVSWNILSYNVLNTTEESGPNIFGVEPWNYYIQNLILNFPIPVLFFAIIGVFHRSLWTLWLSLVLWIAIFTKQPHKEERFMYPIYSVITLSASIGLYNVLKTVKKLRINNIKCITKSLKWLTILLTALQAISRTIALTKNYTAPLKLFDQYNRIASNKDSLTNICMGREWYHYPNSFFLPSTSRLRFVRSGFDGLLPGDFAETGSLFQNIREIPKGMNNMNKFDPEKLVPIDECQYVIDITLPVDLEKDTFDPINQNAEWNEIACRKFVDIDNSRIIGRTFYIPDYLVASLRKYLPSGLNSYLDAVYNAEYVDYCLYERAHIDTNDSAESNDK; this is encoded by the coding sequence ATGAATTGTAAAGTACCGACTGCCGTCCTTATTGTACTTCTTTTGGCATCTCGTCTTTATCTCCAACCTATTTATTCTCTAATCTCAGATTGTGATGAGACTTTCAATTATTGGGAACCATTAAACCTACTAGTGAGAGGATTTGGGAAACAAACATGGGAATATTCTCCAGAATATTCCATAAGATCATGGGCATTTCTTTCTCCATTATATGTTTTGTTATATCCgtttaataaatatctGGTTGCTCATAATTTACCTTCCAGCTggaatttttatttgataagaATCTTCTTAGGCTTAGTAAGTGTGGTACTGGAAATTAAGGCTTACAGAGAAATCCGTAGAACATTGAATGGACAAGTGGCTAATATCTGgttatttttccaaatttttaatCCAGGTTGGTTCCATGCATCAGTTGAATTATTACCTTCCACATTAGCTATGGTATTATACTTAGGATCTATAAAACATACTCTACGCTATTTATCAACGAAATCAACTCCAAATTTTGTGGCAAGTCTAACTTTTAATTTCCTTTCTTCCATCCTAGGCTGGCCATTCGTTCTGGTCCTGAGTTTACCTCTATGCTTCCAATATCTCTTTACGCATAGAATTATTACGACTATCAGAACCGTGTTTGATTCATCTCTAGTAATTGTATTACTTACTGCTATCGTCATTGGTATTGACTCTGCATTCTACGGTAAGATTACCCCAGTTTCATGGaatattctttcttatAATGTTCTCAATACAACAGAGGAATCGGGTCCTAATATCTTTGGTGTTGAACCATGGAATTACTATATTCAGAACCTTATTTTGAACTTCCCAATTCCTGTATTGTTTTTCGCAATTATAGGTGTATTCCATCGTTCCCTATGGACCCTATGGTTATCATTAGTATTATGGATTGCAATCTTTACAAAACAACCACATAAGGAGGAAAGATTCATGTATCCAATTTACTCTGTAATTACATTGAGTGCTAGTATTGGACTTTACAACGTTTTAAAGACagtaaaaaaattaagaataAACAACATAAAATGTATAACAAAATCACTTAAATGGCTTACTATCCTATTGACTGCGTTACAAGCTATTTCACGCACGATTGCATTAACGAAAAATTATACCGCtccattgaaattatttgatcAATATAACCGAATTGCGTCTAATAAGGATTCCTTAACCAACATATGTATGGGTCGCGAATGGTACCATTACCcaaattcttttttcttacCTTCGACAAGTAGGTTAAGATTTGTTAGATCTGGATTTGATGGATTATTACCTGGTGATTTTGCAGAAACTGGCAGtcttttccaaaatatcaGAGAGATTCCAAAGGGAATGAACAATATGAACAAATTTGATCCAGAAAAACTAGTACCAATAGATGAATGTCAATATGTCATCGACATAACGCTTCCCGTTGACCTTGAAAAGGATACTTTTGATccaataaatcaaaatgCTGAATGGAACGAGATTGCATGTAGAAAATTTGTGGATATTGACAACTCAAGGATTATTGGTAGAACGTTTTATATACCGGATTATTTGGTTGCATCATTGAGAAAATACTTGCCTTCCGGGTTGAATTCATATCTTGATGCTGTCTATAATGCCGAATATGTGGATTATTGTCTGTATGAGAGAGCTCATATAGATACAAATGATTCAGCTGAATCCAATGATAAATGA
- the ADE12 gene encoding adenylosuccinate synthase (similar to Saccharomyces cerevisiae ADE12 (YNL220W); ancestral locus Anc_2.23) — MVNVVLGSQWGDEGKGKLVDLLVGKYDIVARCAGGNNAGHTIIVDGVKYDFHMLPSGLVNPNCQNLLGNGVVIHVPSFFKELETLEAKGLNNCRERLFVSSRAHLVFDFHQVTDKLRENELSGRSKDGKNIGTTGKGIGPTYSTKASRSGLRVHHLVNDNPGAWDEFVVKYKRLVETRKQRYGGFEYDVEAKLAEYKKYRDALKPFVVDSVVFMHKAIQENKKILVEGANALMLDIDFGTYPYVTSSNTGIGGVVTGLGIPPRTIDKVYGVVKAYTTRVGEGPFPTEQLNEEGEKLQTIGAEFGVTTGRKRRCGWLDLVVLKYSSLINGYTSLNITKLDVLDTFKEIPVGISYSIKGKALDLFPEDLMTLGEVDVEYVTLPGWEQDITKITEYEQLPENAKKYLKYIEDFVGIPVEWVGTGPARESMLHKDI; from the coding sequence ATGGTTAACGTCGTATTGGGATCTCAATGGGGTGACGAAGGTAAGGGTAAACTAGTTGATTTATTAGTCGGCAAGTACGACATTGTTGCTCGTTGTGCAGGTGGTAACAATGCAGGACATACTATCATCGTTGATGGAGTAAAGTATGATTTTCATATGTTACCATCTGGGTTAGTTAATCCAAATTGTCAGAATTTATTGGGTAATGGTGTGGTCATTCATGTCccatcatttttcaaagaactAGAAACGTTGGAAGCAAAAGGGTTGAATAACTGTAGAGAAAGGTTGTTTGTGTCATCTAGAGCTCATTTGGTTTTCGATTTCCATCAAGTTACTGATAAATTGAGAGAAAATGAACTGTCTGGTCGTTCCAAAGATGGTAAGAATATCGGTACCACTGGTAAGGGTATTGGACCAACTTATTCCACAAAGGCTTCTAGATCAGGTTTGAGAGTTCATCATTTAGTTAACGATAATCCCGGTGCTTGGGATGAATTTGTCGTCAAATATAAGAGATTAGTGGAAACTAGAAAACAAAGGTATGGTGGGTTTGAATATGATGTTGAAGCTAAATTGGctgaatataaaaaatatagagaTGCTTTGAAACCATTCGTTGTTGATTCCGTTGTTTTCATGCATAAGGCTAtccaagaaaataaaaaaatctTAGTTGAAGGTGCCAATGCGTTGATGCTTGATATCGATTTCGGTACTTATCCATATGTTACCTCCTCTAACACCGGTATTGGTGGTGTAGTTACTGGGTTAGGTATCCCACCACGTACTATTGACAAAGTTTATGGTGTTGTTAAAGCTTATACCACTCGTGTTGGTGAAGGTCCATTCCCAACTgaacaattaaatgaagaaggtgaaaaattacaaactATTGGTGCTGAATTCGGTGTCACTACTGGTCGTAAACGTCGTTGTGGTTGGTTAGATCTAGTCGtcttgaaatattcaagTTTAATTAATGGTTATACGAGTTTAAATATCACCAAATTGGACGTTCTTGATacattcaaagaaattccAGTCGGTATTTCATATTCCATTAAGGGTAAGGCATTAGATTTATTCCCAGAAGATTTGATGACATTAGGTGAAGTTGACGTAGAATACGTTACTTTACCAGGTTGGGAACAAGATATCACTAAGATCACTGAGTATGAACAATTACCAGAAAATGctaagaaatatttgaaatacaTTGAAGATTTCGTCGGTATTCCAGTTGAATGGGTTGGTACCGGTCCAGCCAGAGAAAGCATGCTACATAAAGACATCTAA